GTGTGCACGAgcacacccgccgggtgtagcccctgaggccctggaggagtggatttattcttcTAGGGGCTTtttcatgttgagtgaggggttttatcatgtttgccaAGCCCCCGTgtgtgagttcgggtcgctgggcctcggcttggttgcaagaagagcccccgagcctctgctcagagcaagagggcaatcaggagtttccctgtcttttttgtgcggccctcgcgcatcctttttgtttagaAGGAGGGGTTTTATCATGTTTGCCGGGCCCTCGAGTGTGAGTTCGGGTcactgggcctcggcttggttgcaggaggaGTCCCTGAGCCTCTGCTcgaagcaagagggcgatcaggagtttccctgtcttttttgtgcggccctcacgcatccttttcatttggaaggagggatggagtatgccaggctacacTCGGttggcgagcagtgacacctccagtGAGCTGTTACCAGGTAAGtctaagtggaggcccatgccccattcgataggggtcggctagcggtccagagacgcactccaaaagtactagagggcttctctagtggatcctagggccgttcgattggccctgggggcttAGTGCCTCCCTAcaatgggatcccattcagagacctccctgccggtctcggacatgacttagggcatcccaagcaattgcttgcttgggcctcagccatgtacgggctcacccatagtcatccctgactctgtttgtcctagggcggctgtcaagACCCTCGGgtgcctagccttcgaacccctggaccataataggctcggtgcctagttctttagtctaaaaggaatcaggtgggggatattcccttcccatcggctgGTGATggtgggtgcgccttttgaggtggttcctTGGGGAGACGGAATGGCGCCTGCCGTTGCTGTGGTCGAATGTGACACGACGTCTATGGATGGGACATTACTATGTGCGCgcggttaataaggaaaaggtggacgcaTGGGCGGTTTGGTCGGATCCAAAAtaactgcgctagatctgagggaaacttccctggtttcatcgcccatccatttcgccctctttcctccctcataaatacatgACAAGCCACACCCCACCCCTCCTTACCTTACCTACATTTGCCCTTTCTGCCCTCAAgcagttgctaagaacagaggaagagagcgccggggagaagaagggagaagggggaggaaaggagagagggagagagagatagcgagagcacgccttaccaccatagccacattctccaccgGACCTATGGCTGGCGGCGCCATTGTCCTCTAGGCAGATCCTTGGGGTTCGTCCGACGTGTCTGCGGCGATGTTGCAGTTGCTCGTCGACGACGGTCTCCTTCACCTGGTCACCGACCCTAAtagaccagagtggattgctctagGGGAGGAGTCAGAGctgaggccacgcgatggctacatcatgagcttcgtggccttccatgaGCACGACCTTGTCTTGCCGGTGGACTggttcatgcgggtgctcccacattactatggcatggagctccacaacttcaaccccaactccatcatgcAGGCGGCTATCTTTATCgctgtctacgaggggtacctaggcatcgctacccactaggagctgtggctccattTCTTTTGGGTGGGGCTCAACACCAAGCCAGTGGGTATGGCGGGCACGCGGAAGGCGttgagggccagcggctgcactctccaagtgcgccaagacaggcagcccttctacatcccggcccagctcgtgTCGTCCAACTGCCACTGGTACAAtagttggttctacctccacaatgaTGACGGcaggcttcccccctataccgggtgggccgtggagagccagccggagaggtggaggtatggcgTCCTGTTGGCTGATTAGTCTAAGCTGCAGCCACTCCTGAAGGCGCTAGAGAGGCTACACAACCGTGGCCTTATGGCAGccatggtcgtggcggccttccaccaccggagggtactgccgctgatggcttggtGGCAACACCTGTTTGAGATGACACCAGGTGAGCTGATCGACAACATCTGCTTGTCCACCATCGCCCTTTTCGACGAGGAGATTCTGtgtcgggtgagagagatggtgCAAGGGTAATAGAGGAGCAGTGATTTGACCCCGTTCCTGATGCGCCCATCATGGGGGGACATCTCTCTAGTGAGTCACACATCGCTGTggcccctgaggcctccttgctccttacgtTTTCAATttgttcccttatttgcgtttGCCATTCCTGTAGGGggtgagggatgtgcgagcctccccaccaCCTGTTCCCGAGGACGCAGAGCGGTGGGCAGAGAACATGGCGCACGCTAAGGCATACAAGGAGCGGAAGGATGCCGTGGAGGCAAGGcacaagaggaagagcctcgagcgcgATGAACAGGAGAAACGTTGCCGGCAATAGAGGCACGACGGTCTCTCAGAGGAGCCATCTCTGCCATCGTCGTTGATGGATTCTTTGAGCGATGATGACGAGAGCAAGGCGGGGCGGGGCCCcgtggaccatctccctgacattaaGGAGACGGCGCCTGGGGCATCGGCGAGTGGCCTGGTGTctccaagaggaggaggagaggacgcctcagggctggcgatcgcctaccctagggccgaggccgacatgcctgAGACACAAGCATTGGGGAAGTGCGCTGTTAGCCCGATGGGCTCGATggcggaggtggagcgggcgacgGCGGGGGCGACCCAACCACCTCTACAGAGGGCTGAGGAGGTGTTGGAGTCTGGCGAGGGCCGGCCGATACCGGAGGACACGGGGGccatgccaccaccaccgccaccgccattgcCGAGGACGAGGGATGTGGTGCGGAAGCTATTGCTccccgttcaaggtaagtgttttgtcagtggagtttgtagcatctcccactcgttctttggtcgCATGTTGACCTTGTGAGTGTTTTATCTTTAGTTGGAAGCACCAGGCGGAAGCGCCCACCCTGGCGCCATGtaaggtgctcaaggtgagcaccagctccaccgcccaatgggtggtggatGCGCAGGCCACCATACAGCGTGGCGAGGCATCGGCTAGGGCTGACCCAAAGGAGCCAGTCACCCAAGGACAGGCTACTGAGGTGGCCACGAAGCAGgtgggggaggaggcgcctatgCCCCGTAAGGTCGGGGCCCATGAGTCAGGTGAAGCCAAGGCGCCTTCAATCGCTAAGGCCACCGAGGGTGAGGttgaggcccctaggacctctgaGGCTGAGGTGGCGAAGGCTGGGGCTTCCAGGGCTTTCGAAGCCAAGGTGGCAAACGCCAGGGCTCTTGGGACCACCAAAGCCGAGGTGGCAGAGGCTGGAgctcccaggaccaccgaggccaaggtggcggaggccggcTTGGGCGTGGTGGAGCCGGTGGCCCAGGATGCAGAGACGAAGGTGGGGCAAGCTTCGGTACCGCCCCTGGTCCATGACCCGCTGCCATCGTAGGAGAGGACctaggaggtggaggttcattcaatctccttcGATGAAACTtcctgggggaaggaggtggtggaCGCCGAGGCGACCAGCACCGCAGAGTAGCCAACTCTGACttctggcgagggaagctcgacCCTTGTccggtacaacccgagccccatgggtgggataGCCTACATGTTTTGTGGTGGAGCTgggatgaccctaagggggagcctctgttcaccctcgagGACATAGACAAGGGGAGGCACTGggactccttcgagcaattccaccggctggcggagcggtcactgtGGACAGCACTGTCCATCATGGCCGACAACCTGCCCAGCATTGCCTAGGTATGTGCTTTCTTTTCTCGTGCTGTGTCATCTTTTCCTGAGTTTTCTCATAGTGCTTGATGtttgttctgcctatccaggagctcgaggcccggtccctcgagaagtcgatgttcctccggcgggagagggacgtctaggaccagcttcggCAGCAGAAAGACCTGCtcgccaatgctaatgagctttTGTTGGTGCGAAGCATGGAAgtagaggacctccaccttcgttgtGCTAACATGAAGGCTGAGGCGGCCATGGCtcgggagcaggccgcccctttggtggcgcagatcaaggagctggaggaggagctgacctgaGTGTCCGatgagcgggacaccttcaggtcctgggCTGAACAAGaggcggcctctgccaaggctgTCGCCGAGCAGCTGGAGGCAGAGCAGGGTGCACAcctgctgatgaaaggtgccctaGCGAAGGCTGTCAAGGTGGCCGGGGCCTCACGGGTCGAGGCCTTAGCTTGGAAggaaaaggccaagggtgagtcctgttgagccgtgccccttgttttatttgttcttATTgcattcgacccctaactccccgatgtgacgtagagctagagagggaggcttctagggccaccaaggcctctcgggtcgagatccaaaactggagggagaaagccaagggtgagtctcataggcttgcacccctgttcggcttgttttctttCGTGCTTAACCCTATCCCGCTTGTCTTGGCGCAGGGTTGAAGAAGGAGGCCTCctgggcagctgaggcctccatCATAGTGTAGATGGTGCTCGAGGCCAAGATCTAGGAGCACAACGCACTGCAGAGCGCCGTCCGTACTGcctacgaggccctggaggtcgggGAGTTGAGTCGGGtagctccctcgggagccgcttgatcgcgttgagcggtcgagtccacgagcggctctagggggcgctgcatacgggcgttaagcgcgccctggccgttgtctcctcgcactacgctggcatcgacctcgaggccattagCGATGGTTATGTCATggctgatgatgacaagaaggccaTGGTCAAGAAGCTGGTGGAGGTGGCTGAGACCCCTGGCATGGCACTGGCcaggttgttcgaagaggaggtggttcctcctacgccgatCGCCGATGTtggcgaccctgagttttgacGTGGGCCAagggggccatgtaaatagattaggactttcATCATTGTACCATGacacttgtggccatcgaggccttttaaagtacttgtgtgtatatgctttttaatcatttttattgtattttcgagcctctaccctctatctcgtctttgaacatatctcttgcaaaaacttcctcagagcctaagctgcccttcgggcaaaaggtggtgagggagttgccatagcctagaggcgtaggccatctcgtggctcggctggccttttggccttgagacagacttttggtccttaggttttttacaatcgatttgtcagagtacgtgagagagtttggtgtagaaattttttcaaaaaatgactaaaaatggtgcCTAGGACATtgggggggtccccccttctagcccccgagggaggctcagttctgcagaggcagagccgagtcttatTCGAGCCAAGCGGTGGGCACCTCtacagaggtagagccgagtctcccttatagcgttatcgtaacgccaatcccccatcgatgggctcggggggtttctcgaaaaattagaacaactaaagaatgcttctttattgtatttcgagaaacaatgtatacaatgcttgggaatttaagggtagaagcgacatagttgttctatgttccaagcgttggtgaggatttcgcccttctcgttggctagcttgtaggtcctaggctttaGTGCTTGggtgacgatgtacggcccttcccatggcgggtcagcttgtggcggcccttattgctctgcctcagtctcagcaccaggtcgcccacttttaggtctcggcttcaaacacgccgggcttgatagcatcgtaggcttgctggtacttgtccgagtgtagcagcgcaatgtctcgggcttcctctagttggtcgagggcgtcctcatgggcagtgtggttgctttgctcgttgtaggcctgtagcctcgaggaaccatactccaagtcaatggggaggatggcctcagctccatagaccaggaagaacggtgtgaaccccgtggctcggctcagagtgttccttaggctctaggTGACCGacaggagttcggcaagccatttcttgtcaaatttcttcaaccggttgtatattcttggcttgagaccctataggatcatgccgttggcacattctacttggccatttgtcctagggtatCCTATGGCCGAcaaggccacacggatgtggtggtcatagcagaatgtcaggaacttgtggccggtgaattgtgtcccattatcagtgatgatggtgtttggaaccctgaacctgtggatgatatcagtgaagaacaacatcgcttgctcagatttgattcgagtgataggacgagcctcgatccacttggagaacttgtcgattgctaccagcaaatgggtatagcccctgggggccttctatagaggcccaaccatgttcaGCCCCCACATGGTGAATGgtcatgtaatggggatggtttggagggcttgggccaggaggtgcgtctgccgtgcatagtactggcatcccttgtAGGAGCATACcagcttggtggcatcagcaaccgccgttggccagtagaacccttggtggaaggtGTTTCTGACGAGCATCTGAGGCGctacatggtgcccgtaggctcccatgtgcaagtcccaaagtagggcttggcctgccttggtggtgatgcatcattaGAGGATGCCAGTTGGGCTTCATCTGTACAACTCGTCGTTGCTgaggatgtaagttttggctcgtcgcgcaagccatcaggctttggtcctgtctgtaggaagctctcctcaaatgaggcaatcaaggaacaggactcGCTAGTCCGTGCCCTAGTCAgcctcgggaggctccgtgttgatttccatggcctcgggctcggccgtAGGGGTCTCGGTGACaaagggggcctcgggccctgcggtggaCTCAGctggtgggccctcttccatcgCCGAggtgtagtcgatggaaggcttgtggaggtctctggcgaagatgtttagggggaccggggcccgtgccgacgccatctttgccagttcgtccgtggcctcgttgaattttcacgcgatgtggttgagttcgaggccatcgaacttatcttctaggcgatgtaccaacttgcagtacgcctccattttagggtcatggcagtttgactccttcatcacttgatcaacGATGAGCTACGAATCGCCCCATATGTCGAGACaccatactccaagttcgatggcgatctgcaagccgttgatgagggcttcatactcagctgcgttgttggaggtggcgaagtggagctggatcatgtagcgcatgtgcactccaagGGGTGAGAAGAAGAGCAAACCCATGCCTGCCCCGAtcttcattagggacccatcaaagtataTGGTCCAGCATTTCGcctagacttgagcaggtggcagttgggtgtcggtccactcagccacaaaatcggccaagacctaggatttaattactttctgaggcgcaaaagacagggcttcccccatgagttcgatggcccacttggctattctacccgaggcctcccgattctagattatctctcccagagggaaagacgacaccacggtcactgggtgggactcgaagtagtgacgcagcttgcgtcgagccaagactatggcatagattagcTTCTAGATGCGGGGGTAGCATGTCTTAGTCTCAGAgggcacctcactgatgaagtaaacaggtcgttggacgggtagagcatgcccctcttcctacctctcggccactacggccgcactgaccacttgggtcattgcggcgacgtagagtaagagggcctcacccttggtaggcggtactaggatgggaggatttgtgagcagtgccttgagcttggtgagggcttcttcggcctcgagggtccaagaaaagcattcgaattttctcaagaggcagtacaaaggcaagcctttttcaccaaggcatgagatgaagtggcttagggccgcaaggcatcccataaccctctgcactcccttgaggtctcggattggtcccatgttggtcacggctgagaccttctctgggttggcctcgatgccgtgctccgagactatgaatcccaagagcatgccttaggggaccccgaagacacacttctcagggttgagcttgatgcccttctctctaaggcatttgaaggctatctccaagtcatcgatgagatcactggccttcctggacttgaccatgatatcgtccacataggccttgatggttcacccgatgtgcttgccaaagacctgggtcatgcaccgctggtatgtggcccctgtgtttctgaggccaaatggcatagtcacatagcagtacttgccgaatggggtgatgaaagaagtcgtgagttggttggattctttcatcttgatttgatggtaaccggaatacgcatcaaggaaagatagggtttcgcagagtcaatgatttggttgattcgaggtaatgggaatgggacttttggacatgctttattcaaaccggtgtagtctacacacatcctccacttcccatttttcttcttaactaatatgggattagctaaccagtctagatgggacacttccttgatgaatccggccgccaaaagcttctgcacctcctcaccgatggccctatgcttttcctcatcgaatcagtgcaggcactgcttcaccggtctggagccggcctggatgtccaaggcatgctcgacgacctcccttggtatgctcggcatgtctgagggactccatgcgaatacatAGGCATTCAcatggagaaagtcgatgagcacggcttcctatttgctgtcgagggtggcgccgatcctcagtgctcggtcattggagcaggtggggtcgaccgagACGAGCTTGACTGCCTCTatgggctcgaaagtcctggcacgacgcttggagtcaggtgcctcgCTACCAAGTCAGTTGAGGTTGATGATGAGAGTCTTGGCCTccacaagagcctcggcgtacccgatgcattcgatgtcgcagttgtatgcatgctcatacgtggactcgatagtgatgacgccattaggcccggcatcttgagcttgaggtaggtgtagttggggatcgccatgaacttggcgtaacaTGGGTGCCCTAGGATGGCATGACAGGTCCCCTTGAactcaaccacctcgaaggtgaggacctccgtgcagtagttggagggagtgctgaagcagacgggcaagtcgatgTGCCCAAGGAGTCGCGTGCatttccctggcatgatgccgtggaagggcgcggcatTGCCTCAAAgccatgactggtcga
The nucleotide sequence above comes from Miscanthus floridulus cultivar M001 chromosome 18, ASM1932011v1, whole genome shotgun sequence. Encoded proteins:
- the LOC136524044 gene encoding uncharacterized protein translates to MDSLSDDDESKAGRGPVDHLPDIKETAPGASASGLVSPRGGGEDASGLAIAYPRAEADMPETQALGKCAVSPMGSMAEVERATAGATQPPLQRAEEVLESGEGRPIPEDTGAMPPPPPPPLPRTRDVVRKLLLPVQAPTLAPCKVLKVSTSSTAQWVVDAQATIQRGEASARADPKEPVTQGQATEVATKQVGEEAPMPRKVGAHESGEAKAPSIAKATEGEVEAPRTSEAEVAKAGASRAFEAKVANARALGTTKAEVAEAGAPRTTEAKVAEAGLGVVEPVAQDAETKVGQASELEARSLEKSMFLRRERDV